From Coturnix japonica isolate 7356 chromosome 1, Coturnix japonica 2.1, whole genome shotgun sequence, the proteins below share one genomic window:
- the LOC107319873 gene encoding apovitellenin-1 yields the protein MVQYRALVIALILLLSTTVPEVHSRSLSDRGRRDWMVYPDALASYIYEAVNTVSPRAAQFLLDVSQTTVVSGARNLLIRETTKITILVEQMVEKIRSIWNGKLGY from the exons ATGGTGCAATACAGGGCATTGGTGATAGCTCTGATTCTGCTCCTCAGCACCACTGTCCCCG AAGTGCACTCAAGGTCCCTCAGTGATAGAGGCCGTCGTGACTGGATGGTTTACCCTGATGCACTTGCATCTTACATCTATGAAGCTGTGAACACGGTTTCACCTAGAGCTGCTCAGTTCTTGCTGGATGTTTCCCAGACTACGGTAGTTTCTGGGGCCAG GAACCTCCTCATCAGAGAAACAACCAAGATCACTATACTGGTGGAACAGATGGTAGAAAAAATAAGGAGCATTTGGAACGGAAAACTAGGCTACTAG